The sequence GATGCAGAGACAATCTCAAACTAACGATGAAATGAGAGCTCAATCAAAAGAACAAGTCATGCAGTGGATAAAAGCTTACCAGGAGAATGACGACCAGGAAGCTCAAAATCAGCTTGTCCTTCACTATCAAGGATTGGTTGAGACGATCGCGAGGAAATATTCAAAGGGAAAGTCATACCACGAGGATATCATCCAGGTGGGTATGATTGGGTTGCTGGGTGCGATACGCCGTTATGACGACTCCTTTGGCAAGAGCTTTGAAGCATTCGCTGTCCCGACAATTATAGGGGAAATCAAGCGTTTTCTCCGTGACAAGACATGGAGTGTTCATGTGCCGCGGCGAATTAAAGAGCTTGGCCCGAAAATTAAGACAACAGTAGAGGAGCTAACCTCAACCTTACACCGTTCTCCTAAGATAGAAGAAATAGCCAGATATTTGGATGTTTCCGAAGAAGAGGTGCTAGAGGCTATGGAGATGGGCAAGAGCTACCAAGCGCTTTCTGTAGACCATTCCATAGAGGCAGATTCAGATGGAGGCACTGTTACGCTGTTAGATATCTTCGGCAATGTGGATGACGGGTATGAAAAGGTAAACCAGCGCTTAGTCCTTGAGAAGGTTTTGCATGTTCTTAGTGACCGAGAGAAGAAAATCATCCATTACACATACCTTGAAAACTTAAGTCAAAAAGAAGCAGGAGACCGGCTCGGTATTTCGCAAATGCATGTTTCGCGTTTACAGAGGAGAGCTATAAAGAAGCTTCAGGAAGCCATTAATGCTGAGAATTCGGAGTATATCCAGTGAAACATGAAGTCCTTCGGGATAGAAAGGTAGAGGCAATTGCCGCCCAATCTTCTAAGGACGGCAAAGCCTTATGTGGAGATGATTACTTTTTCCTCGCCACGGATGATTATTTTGTATGCGTATTGGCGGATGGCCTGGGGTCAGGTGAATTTGCGCATGAATCCTCTCGTGCGGTTACAAATGTAGTACGCGAATCACATGGAAAAGATGTGGACTCATTGATGGAGCTGTGTAATCGTGTACTTCTTCAAAAGAGGGGAGCGGCAGTTGCTATCTTTAAAGTCTATTTCAATGAACAAAGATTTCACTACAGCTGCGTGGGCAACATTCGATTCTATCTATATCCGCCTAATGGCAAATTGGTTTATCCTCTTCCAGTTACAGGCTATATGTCTGGACGGAAACAGCGTTTTCATACACAGGAATTTTCCTATGTGCCCAATTCGAGGTTCTTGATTCACTCTGATGGATTTGAGATGAGAGGTACAAAGGATTTCTTCGGGCTTTCAAGCTCGCTTGAAGTATCAGCTAATCAGCTGGAACACACAAATTCTGCGGCCTCAGATGATATAACTTTTATATTTGGAAGTCTTCTAGAATAATAACAAGAGGCTTCTTTTTTTTGTCCGCTCGGGCGCCTGTTCTTCCATTAAAAGGATTGTGTTACTATTAAGACGAAAGTCATAAAAGAAAGGTTGAATTGCATGAAATCCAAAGAGGAACTAGTTCGCCTTATTGCCAAGGAGGCTTCTGTTAAAGATAAGCAGGTTGCGAATGTGTTGAACCTTTTAGAAGAGGGGAACACCATTCCTTTTATCGCGCGTTATCGAAAAGAAATGACGGGATCGCTTGATGAGGTGGAAATAAAGACAATCTCCGAGAAATGGAATTATCTAGACAACCTTGAGAAGCGCAAGGAAGAGGTCCTGCGCATTATTGAAGAGCAAGGTAAGCTTACACTTGAACTGCGTAAGGAAATCATACAAGCGACAAAACTGCAAATGGTTGAAGACTTATATCGCCCCTATAAACAAAAGCGCCGAACAAAGGCGACGGTTGCCAAGGAGAAGGGGCTTGAACCTCTTGCTGAATGGATCATCGGTTGCCCTGTATCAGGATTACCTCATAAAGAGGCGGAGCTCTATGTGAATATCGATAAAGGAGTTCAGAGTGCAGAAGAGGCATTGGAAGGTGCTAAGGATATTATTGCGGAAATCATTGCGGACAATCCTGCCTTTCGAAAGTGGATTCGGGATGATACATATAAGCGGGGAATGATTAAATCTGTTGTAAAGGATGAAGAGAAAGACGAGAAGAATATTTTCGAGATGTATTATGAGTTTGAAGAAGCGGTAGAGAAAATTGTTCCTCACCGTATTCTTGCCCTTAATCGCGGAGAGAAAGAGGGAGTCTTAAGGGTTAGTGTTAAAGCGGATGCTGACCGTATTCTCGGGTATATGGAACGCCAGGTCGTTAAAGGTCCGACGGTTTGTGAAGCTATCTTGAAGGAAGCTGTCGAGGATGGATACAAACGACTTATCCAGCCTTCTATTGAAAGAGAGATTCGTAACGAGCTAACGGATAAGGCTGAAGATCAGGCGATTCATATATTCTCAGAGAATCTTCGGAATCTGTTGCTCCAGCCTCCTCTTAAAGGGAAGATGGTGCTCGGAGTCGACCCGGCTTATCGGACAGGCTGTAAGTTTGCCGTGGTTGACCAAACCGGAAAGATGCTTGAGATTGGGGTCGTATATCCGCATCCGCCAGTCTCAAAAAGGAAGGAAGCCACACAGAAAATTCTTCATATTCTAGAAAAGTATGCTATCGAGCTTGTGGCGATTGGTAATGGAACAGCATCCCGTGAAACGGAGCAATTCATCGTAGATGCGTTAAAGGAACAATCAAAGGAGATATATTACTTAATCGTCAATGAAGCAGGCGCTAGTGTCTATTCAGCATCAGATATTGCGAGAGAGGAATTCCCGGCGCTCCAGGTGGAAGAGCGGAGTGCAGTCTCTATCGCACGACGGCTTCAAGACCCGCTTGCGGAACTAGTCAAAATTGATCCTAAATCTGTCGGAGTGGGGCAATATCAGCATGACGTTTCAGAGAAGAAATTGAATGAATCCTTATCCTTTGTTGTGGAGACTGCTGTGAACCAAGTCGGTGTCAATGTCAACACAGCATCGCCATCTCTTCTTCAATATGTAGCAGGCCTTTCTAAGACAGTTGCTCAAAATATTGTGAAGAAGCGGGAGCAGGAAGGAGCATTCAAGAACCGGAAGGAGCTGAAAGCCATTCCTCGCTTAGGGGCTAAAACCTATGAGCAAGCGATTGGCTTCCTTCGTGTGATAGATGGGGCAGAGCCACTTGACCGGACAGCCATTCATCCTGAAAATTATGAAGCCGTCCGCTCGCTGCTTCGCAGTCAAGGATTATCAACAGATGATTTAGGAAGCGAAAAGATCAGGAATGCTCTGTCGAATATAGATGTTCATGTCATGTCTGAGGAATTGGAGATAGGGGAAATTACGCTCCGAGATATCTTGGATTCTCTTATGCGTCCTGCGAGGGATCCGCGTGATGAATTGTCTGCCCCGCTTTTGAAGAAGGATGTTCTCAAGCTTGAGGACTTAAAGGCCGGGATGGAGCTGCAAGGAACTGTCCGCAATGTCGTAGATTTTGGCGCCTTCGTAGATATTGGCGTAAAGCAAGCAGGTCTTGTGCACATTTCTAAATTAAGAAACAGCTATGTAAAGCATCCAATGGATGTTGTTGCTGTAGGGGATGTGGTCACGGTATGGGTGGAAAAGGTAGATGTTCCAAAAGAACGCATTGCCTTGACGATGATCGCCCCGAATTCTTGATGTGAAACAAGCATTGCCGTCAGCTCTGCTCGGCAATGCTTTTCTTATAGAAATACCAACATTGATTCAATAATAAGATTTGCTTGCTGTCCTTTTCCAAAAAAGCACGCTGGATTTGATTTTGTAGCCAAAGGGGCAAAATAAACCCTCCTTTGCCGATTAGATAGTTTAGTGTATGTTATACTAGGTTTGTTTGATACTACTCGAGGAAGGGGAAGGCCGGGTTGACGGATGAAGAATTACAAGCGCTAGTTGAAGACATATCGATTAATCAATTTCATAGACCGTTCTTACATAAAGCAAGCTTCAACGCTAGACTTCGCACAACGGGAGGTCGTTATTTGCTTTCTAGCCATAATATTGAAATTAACCGTAAATATCTTGATGAGATTGGGATGCAAGAGCTTGTAGGAATCATCAAGCATGAGCTTTGCCATTATCATCTTCACCTGCTTGGAAGAGGATATAAGCATGGAGACGCCGATTTTAAAAGGTTGCTTCTTGA comes from Pradoshia eiseniae and encodes:
- the sigB gene encoding RNA polymerase sigma factor SigB — its product is MQRQSQTNDEMRAQSKEQVMQWIKAYQENDDQEAQNQLVLHYQGLVETIARKYSKGKSYHEDIIQVGMIGLLGAIRRYDDSFGKSFEAFAVPTIIGEIKRFLRDKTWSVHVPRRIKELGPKIKTTVEELTSTLHRSPKIEEIARYLDVSEEEVLEAMEMGKSYQALSVDHSIEADSDGGTVTLLDIFGNVDDGYEKVNQRLVLEKVLHVLSDREKKIIHYTYLENLSQKEAGDRLGISQMHVSRLQRRAIKKLQEAINAENSEYIQ
- a CDS encoding Tex family protein, with product MKSKEELVRLIAKEASVKDKQVANVLNLLEEGNTIPFIARYRKEMTGSLDEVEIKTISEKWNYLDNLEKRKEEVLRIIEEQGKLTLELRKEIIQATKLQMVEDLYRPYKQKRRTKATVAKEKGLEPLAEWIIGCPVSGLPHKEAELYVNIDKGVQSAEEALEGAKDIIAEIIADNPAFRKWIRDDTYKRGMIKSVVKDEEKDEKNIFEMYYEFEEAVEKIVPHRILALNRGEKEGVLRVSVKADADRILGYMERQVVKGPTVCEAILKEAVEDGYKRLIQPSIEREIRNELTDKAEDQAIHIFSENLRNLLLQPPLKGKMVLGVDPAYRTGCKFAVVDQTGKMLEIGVVYPHPPVSKRKEATQKILHILEKYAIELVAIGNGTASRETEQFIVDALKEQSKEIYYLIVNEAGASVYSASDIAREEFPALQVEERSAVSIARRLQDPLAELVKIDPKSVGVGQYQHDVSEKKLNESLSFVVETAVNQVGVNVNTASPSLLQYVAGLSKTVAQNIVKKREQEGAFKNRKELKAIPRLGAKTYEQAIGFLRVIDGAEPLDRTAIHPENYEAVRSLLRSQGLSTDDLGSEKIRNALSNIDVHVMSEELEIGEITLRDILDSLMRPARDPRDELSAPLLKKDVLKLEDLKAGMELQGTVRNVVDFGAFVDIGVKQAGLVHISKLRNSYVKHPMDVVAVGDVVTVWVEKVDVPKERIALTMIAPNS
- a CDS encoding SprT family protein, which encodes MTDEELQALVEDISINQFHRPFLHKASFNARLRTTGGRYLLSSHNIEINRKYLDEIGMQELVGIIKHELCHYHLHLLGRGYKHGDADFKRLLLETDSPRYCSVLNSTKAAVQAVKWVYECQSCRMEYKRKRRMDTKKYVCGKCRGKIIFKKSLT
- the cmpA gene encoding cortex morphogenetic protein CmpA produces the protein MPLWLQNQIQRAFLEKDSKQILLLNQCWYFYKKSIAEQS
- a CDS encoding PP2C family serine/threonine-protein phosphatase — protein: MKHEVLRDRKVEAIAAQSSKDGKALCGDDYFFLATDDYFVCVLADGLGSGEFAHESSRAVTNVVRESHGKDVDSLMELCNRVLLQKRGAAVAIFKVYFNEQRFHYSCVGNIRFYLYPPNGKLVYPLPVTGYMSGRKQRFHTQEFSYVPNSRFLIHSDGFEMRGTKDFFGLSSSLEVSANQLEHTNSAASDDITFIFGSLLE